Part of the Bacteriovorax stolpii genome, TTTAGTGCGCAGAAGAACCATGCTAAAGCGATTACTTCTTTTAGTGATTTTCTCACGCTTATTAATGAATATGAGGCCTTCCAATTTGGAAACTACGTCGTCAGTGCGCTCTTAAATGGCCAGGTTGATACACTTGGAATGGGGACCTTTGCCAGCCAATACAACGAAGATTACACGCTTAAAATTGATCTTCCTAAACTTTTCAAAGACCGTGAAGAAGGAAGCAATACAGAGACAATCCTCAATACTTTTAACAAGTTAGAGAGGGCTCAATACGATATTCTCGTAGGACAGTAATTAAATATAACCCAGGAAGTCATTTACACATTCAGAGATTTTGACTTGCTGGGTTTAAAACTTTTTGGCATAAATGAAGACGAAAAATAAAATTAGTCAGGAATTAATCGTTATGATGCCAGAAGAAATGCAGGCAACAATTGGTACGCTACTCCTTTTTTTCGCCATGGTTGCGATGATGTGCCTTCGCACTCTTTAGGAAAAATTGCGACAAATCTTCTTTATCAACTAACCGTTTAACTTTACAATCTTCTCGTGCCAAAAATTCATCGGGGAGGATGTATGACGATCGAGAAAGATTCTGTCTCTAGTTTGCGTAACCGTGCCACTTCAAGAAATCCAAGACACTTTAATGTACCTCTCGACAATTTGGGACTGCCAAAAAAAGTAAGCGATTACTATGGCGAGCTCACGTTTGATTTCAAAACATCAGAAGACATTTCAGATGCTACGAAAAAAGAAATCATCAAGGCCCTTGATGAAGGACGTGGGATTAAAAAAGATCACGCAGAAGCGATCGCTAAAGCGGTTACAGACTGGGCCGTAAGAAATGGGGCAACTCACTTCTGTCACTGGTTCCAGCCACTAACTGGTGGAACGGCAGAAAAACACGATGCCTTCTTCAGTTTAAAAGATGGCAAGCCCATCGAAAGACTTTCAGCTTCTCAGCTTATGCAAGGGGAGCCGGATGCTTCTTCATTTCCTAACGGTGGATCTCGCTCAACATTCGAAGCGCGTGGATACACAACTTGGGATTTAACAAGTCCTATGTTTTTAATTGAAACAACAAACGGAAGAACGCTTTGTATTCCAACAGCGTTCGTTTCATATTTTGGTGAGTCTCTCGATATTAAAACTCCTCTTTTAAAATCGATCTCAAAACTTAGCCCGGCAGCAACAAAGTTTCTTCAATTAGCAGGACATAAAGAAACAACTTCAGTTCACGTTACATGCGGAGCTGAACAAGAATACTTCCTGGTAGATAAAGCTTTCTACTACGCTCGCCCTGACTTAGTGATGACAGGTAGAACTCTTTTTGGAGCTCTCACAACTCGTAACCAACAGCTTGAAGATCACTACTTCGGTTTAATTCCTGACCGCGTTCTTGCTTTCATGCAAGAGCTTGATTACGAACTTCACCGCTTAGGAATTCCTTCTAAAACTCGTCACAACGAAGTTGCTCCTGGGCAATTTGAAATGGCGCCGATTTTCTCTGAAGCTAACGTTGCCTCTGACAACAACCAGATGATCATGACGACGATGAGAAGAATCGCTGAAAAACACGACATGATGGTTCTTCTTCACGAGAAACCATTTGCTGGAATCAATGGTTCTGGAAAACACGTTAACTGGTCAATGAGCGACGACACAGGATTAAACTTGTTAGAGCCAGGATCAGAACCACAATCAAATCTTCGTTTCTTAGCAACAGTTGCTGTTATCGTCGAAGCTCTTCACCGTTATTCAAAGCCACTTCGTATGGCGATCTCGGGAGCAGGTAACGATCACCGCCTGGGAGCGAACGAAGCCCCTCCAAGCATTATCTCTGCTTACTTAGGAGACACACTTGATAAAATCTTCCATACAATCATGGAAGACAAGTCATTTACTCCAAGATCAAATAACGTGATCGACTTGGGAACAAACCAACTGGCACATCTTCTACAGGACAATACTGATAGAAACAGGACATCGCCATTTGCTTTTACAGGTAACAAGTTCGAGTTCCGCGCTGTAGGATCAAGCCACGCGATCGGTTTCCCGATGACTATCTTAAACGCAGCGGTAACAGATATCTTCAATGAAGCAAACGCTTATCTTGAAGCTGAGCAAGCAAAAGGACAAACAGTAGACCAATCTCTAATGAGTTTAATTAAAAAGCTTATGGGGAACTCAATGAAAGCAGTCTTTAACGGAGACGGTTATTCGAAAGAGTGGGTTCAAGAAGCAGCAAGACGTGGTCTTCCAAACCTTCGCACGACTCCAGAAGCTCTAAAGACTATGACAAACGCAGAAGACTATAGCTTCTTAGTTCGTAACGGAATCTTTAAAGCAGAAGAGGTGACAACTCGTTATAACATTCTTCTTGAAAGATACATCAAGATCAGAGAGATCGAGTTTGAAACAATGATCGACATGATTCACCAGTACGTCATTCCATCGGGGCTTGAGTATAAATCAGTTCTTGCAAACCTGATTAAGGGACAAAAAGAAATTGGTGTCGCTTCAAACTTTGAAATGGATGCTTACAAAAAAGTATCGACAAAGATTGATGAAATTCACTCTCTGTCTACAAACCTGCAAAAAGAACTTTCAGGTGATCACTCAGACCACCAGAAGTATGCAGAAAAAATTGGAAGTGAGCTGATGACAATGGTAACAACAATGGCCGGCATCTGTAACGAACTTGAAGAATTGATCCCAAATCAGTTCTACACACTTCCAAAATACTACGACATGCTTTTCTTAAGATAATAATGATCATGTGAGGCCCTCTTCGGAGGGCCTTTTTTATTTCAACAGGCGCATATTGGCCCCAAATCTTGTGACAACCTTTCTTTAAAACGTATTCTTCTTACAATTGTCTCAATAGTGCTGACTGAAAAGGCCCTGGCTTTGATTTTTATTTTGCGGTTTTATAAAAATAAAGGATGAAAGTCGTTAAGCGAATAGTTTTGCACTTAAGATTTTATTTTTTATCCGTGACTTTGTTTTTCTTTAGAGCGATTTCAAAAATGATGGAGTTCGTTTTAAGTAAGCTTAAAGGTTAGGCCTGTTTTAAAAGCGCCAGGATGCCCAGGTTGCGAGGAGAGAGCTCCTCGTCGAAGTACTGTTCAAGTTTCACATCATAACCTTGCTCTTCCAGGTACAAGCAGCGGTCAAGTTGCAGGTAAACTTCCAGCGCGCGGCCCAGTTGCCAGCGGATAATATTGCATAAGAACATCTCACGCAGCTCTCTTTGCAGAGATGGATCGGCGTAGAACTTGTTGAAGTACTCATCTGTGAATGTGTGTTCGATTTTAAGCTCGGCCAGCTTTTCTCTGATGTAGTACTGAAAAGGTTTCCAGTAAGTCTGAATCTGGCATTCGCCTACGTCTGTGGCGTACTTGTTGTTATAGTGTTTCATCAAAAAGAGATGAAGAGCATAACGGTAATTCTTTACTCGCTCTTTTGTCTGATACGTTGAAAGCTCCAT contains:
- a CDS encoding glutamine synthetase III → MTIEKDSVSSLRNRATSRNPRHFNVPLDNLGLPKKVSDYYGELTFDFKTSEDISDATKKEIIKALDEGRGIKKDHAEAIAKAVTDWAVRNGATHFCHWFQPLTGGTAEKHDAFFSLKDGKPIERLSASQLMQGEPDASSFPNGGSRSTFEARGYTTWDLTSPMFLIETTNGRTLCIPTAFVSYFGESLDIKTPLLKSISKLSPAATKFLQLAGHKETTSVHVTCGAEQEYFLVDKAFYYARPDLVMTGRTLFGALTTRNQQLEDHYFGLIPDRVLAFMQELDYELHRLGIPSKTRHNEVAPGQFEMAPIFSEANVASDNNQMIMTTMRRIAEKHDMMVLLHEKPFAGINGSGKHVNWSMSDDTGLNLLEPGSEPQSNLRFLATVAVIVEALHRYSKPLRMAISGAGNDHRLGANEAPPSIISAYLGDTLDKIFHTIMEDKSFTPRSNNVIDLGTNQLAHLLQDNTDRNRTSPFAFTGNKFEFRAVGSSHAIGFPMTILNAAVTDIFNEANAYLEAEQAKGQTVDQSLMSLIKKLMGNSMKAVFNGDGYSKEWVQEAARRGLPNLRTTPEALKTMTNAEDYSFLVRNGIFKAEEVTTRYNILLERYIKIREIEFETMIDMIHQYVIPSGLEYKSVLANLIKGQKEIGVASNFEMDAYKKVSTKIDEIHSLSTNLQKELSGDHSDHQKYAEKIGSELMTMVTTMAGICNELEELIPNQFYTLPKYYDMLFLR